A region of Sulfurimonas sp. DNA encodes the following proteins:
- a CDS encoding biotin synthase, translated as MNKEIFLCSICNINSGTCKEDCKFCSQSVRYKADIERYKQKKIDNILKEAKTARDNGALGFCLVTADKGINDKTLEFVCTIAKLLTKEVPQLRLIACNGTATLEQLLTLKASGIKAYNHNLETSEAYYSKICTTHPWSERYETCININKSGLTLITGGIFGLGESKEDRLSMLKSLNSLNPSSVPINFYHHNEALELSSNPLNIDEAFSLIQLTRDTLPNAQRIMVAGGRELMFGDRQSEIFSHGANSIVIGNYLTTSGRVMSKDLDMLQSLNLKIAKTVK; from the coding sequence ATGAATAAAGAAATTTTTTTATGCTCAATATGTAATATAAATAGTGGGACTTGCAAAGAGGACTGCAAATTTTGTTCTCAGAGTGTAAGATATAAAGCAGATATAGAGCGATATAAACAAAAAAAAATTGATAATATTTTAAAAGAGGCAAAAACAGCTAGAGATAATGGAGCCTTAGGCTTTTGTTTAGTTACAGCAGATAAAGGTATAAATGACAAAACCTTAGAATTTGTTTGTACAATCGCTAAACTCTTAACTAAAGAAGTGCCACAACTTAGACTTATTGCTTGTAATGGAACTGCCACTTTAGAGCAACTTCTAACACTAAAAGCATCTGGCATTAAAGCTTACAATCATAACTTAGAAACAAGTGAAGCGTATTATTCTAAAATCTGTACAACTCACCCATGGAGCGAGAGATATGAAACTTGCATAAATATAAATAAATCTGGTTTAACTCTTATAACAGGTGGTATTTTTGGTCTTGGAGAGAGCAAAGAAGATAGACTCTCAATGTTAAAATCTCTAAATTCATTAAATCCAAGTTCGGTTCCTATAAACTTTTATCATCATAATGAAGCTTTAGAGTTATCCTCAAATCCACTTAACATAGATGAAGCTTTTTCACTTATACAACTAACAAGAGATACCCTCCCAAATGCTCAGAGGATTATGGTGGCTGGTGGAAGAGAATTGATGTTTGGAGATAGACAAAGTGAGATTTTTTCTCACGGAGCAAACTCTATTGTCATAGGAAACTACTTAACAACAAGTGGTCGAGTAATGAGCAAAGACTTAGATATGTTACAATCACTAAATCTAAAGATTGCTAAGACTGTAAAATAA
- the topA gene encoding type I DNA topoisomerase produces the protein MNLIIVESPAKARTIKNFLGKGYEVIASKGHIRDLPKSRFGITIDEDTNHLIPAYSVAKENAAIVKEIKALAKKADTIYIATDEDREGEAIGWHIAHAIKKDPEELPRIVFHEITKTAIKHALDSARKIDMNMVNAQQARRMLDRVVGYKLSPLLASKIQKGLSGGRVQSSTLKLVIDREREIKAFVPVEYWSIDTIFKKDIDATLISHMGDKLTKLSINNKDNATLIHKSIDADSFSISKIETKQRKSSTPPPFMTSTLQQTASSKLGFTPKKTMMVAQALYEGVKTPDGTSGVITYMRTDSLNLASEAVYAVRGIIENRFGAKYLPPEAKTYNKKSKNAQEAHEAIRPTMLNFTPEVAKSFLKADEIKLYRLIYERFMACQMTDALFEQQSIIFKGKENEYRASGRKLIFDGFYALTGTEDKDKLLPLLKEGDKADIQSIKPEQHFTEPPPRYSEASLIKKLESEGVGRPSTYAPTIATLSGRTYVTIEKKQIIPTEIAFTVTEILEKNFANIVDISFTANMEEKLDEISNGNSDWQKLLSDFYFPFMQQVADGKENIVSLKLAKPLGRTCPKCDENELLLRSGRYGNFVACSGFPKCKYTEQVDEDGNKVEVKVETSDQTCEKCGKEMIIKNGRNGKFLACSGYPDCKNTKSIDIESQVSETPCPDCGGEISLKNSRRGPFWGCGNYPDCKFISKFEPTRIKCKEKGCKGVVAERTYRNKDVYECVKCKTRTPRGE, from the coding sequence TTGAACTTAATTATTGTCGAGTCACCCGCTAAAGCTAGGACTATAAAGAACTTTTTAGGTAAAGGTTATGAAGTTATAGCTTCTAAAGGTCACATACGAGATTTACCAAAATCAAGATTTGGAATAACAATTGATGAAGATACTAATCATCTTATTCCTGCGTATTCTGTTGCTAAAGAAAATGCTGCTATTGTAAAAGAGATTAAAGCACTTGCCAAAAAAGCTGATACTATCTATATCGCAACCGATGAGGACCGCGAGGGTGAAGCTATTGGTTGGCATATAGCTCATGCTATAAAAAAAGATCCTGAGGAACTTCCCCGTATAGTTTTTCATGAAATCACAAAAACAGCTATCAAACATGCACTTGATTCTGCTCGTAAGATAGATATGAATATGGTAAATGCTCAACAAGCAAGAAGAATGTTAGACCGCGTTGTTGGTTATAAACTTTCTCCCTTGCTAGCATCTAAGATTCAAAAAGGTCTTTCAGGTGGTCGTGTTCAATCTTCAACTTTAAAACTTGTAATAGATAGAGAACGAGAGATAAAAGCCTTTGTTCCTGTTGAGTACTGGTCAATAGATACAATCTTTAAAAAAGACATAGATGCTACTCTCATATCTCACATGGGCGATAAACTTACAAAACTTTCTATAAACAATAAAGATAATGCAACTCTTATACACAAGAGCATAGATGCTGATTCTTTTAGCATCTCAAAAATAGAAACAAAACAGAGAAAAAGTTCAACTCCTCCCCCATTTATGACTTCAACTCTTCAGCAAACTGCTTCATCAAAACTTGGATTTACTCCTAAAAAAACTATGATGGTGGCTCAAGCACTTTATGAAGGTGTAAAAACTCCAGATGGCACAAGTGGTGTTATCACTTATATGAGAACAGATTCTTTAAACTTGGCAAGCGAAGCTGTTTATGCTGTTCGTGGAATCATTGAAAATCGTTTTGGAGCTAAGTATCTTCCGCCTGAAGCAAAAACTTATAACAAAAAATCAAAAAACGCACAAGAAGCTCACGAAGCTATCCGTCCAACTATGCTTAACTTTACACCAGAAGTTGCCAAAAGTTTTTTAAAAGCTGATGAAATAAAACTTTATCGTTTAATTTATGAAAGATTTATGGCTTGTCAAATGACAGATGCCCTTTTTGAGCAACAAAGCATAATCTTCAAAGGTAAAGAAAATGAATATAGAGCAAGTGGAAGAAAACTAATTTTTGATGGTTTTTATGCACTTACAGGAACTGAAGATAAAGATAAACTTCTTCCTCTTTTAAAAGAAGGAGACAAAGCAGACATACAAAGTATCAAACCTGAGCAACACTTTACAGAGCCTCCTCCAAGATATTCTGAAGCATCTCTTATCAAAAAACTTGAAAGTGAGGGAGTTGGACGACCTTCAACTTACGCTCCAACTATTGCAACACTTAGTGGCCGAACTTATGTGACTATCGAGAAAAAACAAATCATTCCAACTGAAATAGCTTTTACAGTAACTGAAATTTTAGAGAAAAATTTTGCAAATATTGTAGATATCTCTTTTACTGCAAATATGGAAGAAAAACTTGATGAAATTTCAAATGGCAATAGTGACTGGCAAAAACTTTTAAGTGACTTTTATTTTCCATTTATGCAACAAGTTGCAGATGGTAAAGAAAATATTGTAAGTCTGAAACTTGCAAAACCATTAGGCAGAACTTGTCCAAAATGTGATGAAAATGAACTTCTTCTTCGTTCTGGTCGTTATGGAAATTTTGTCGCATGTAGTGGTTTTCCAAAATGTAAATATACAGAACAAGTAGATGAAGATGGAAATAAAGTAGAAGTAAAAGTTGAAACATCCGATCAAACTTGTGAAAAGTGTGGCAAAGAAATGATTATTAAAAATGGCAGAAATGGCAAGTTCTTAGCGTGTAGCGGCTATCCTGATTGTAAAAACACAAAAAGCATCGATATTGAGAGTCAAGTAAGTGAAACTCCTTGTCCTGATTGTGGGGGAGAAATATCTCTTAAAAATTCTAGACGCGGTCCTTTTTGGGGATGTGGGAACTATCCTGATTGTAAGTTTATATCAAAGTTTGAACCAACTAGAATCAAGTGTAAAGAAAAAGGCTGTAAAGGTGTTGTTGCTGAGAGAACATACAGAAATAAAGATGTTTATGAGTGTGTAAAATGTAAAACTAGGACTCCAAGAGGAGAGTAA
- a CDS encoding cytidylyltransferase domain-containing protein, with protein MNIAFIPARCGSKAIRFKNIKEFCGKPLIYWNLLALENATLVDEVFVATDCIEISEVVESFGFDKVKIYMRDRVNAQDESSTEDVMLEFLNKNSFSKDALFMLVQATSPTTQSHDFDGGIKELLKSKKDSLLSVVREKRFFWNNDGNALNYDYKNRPRRQDFDGYLLENGAFYINRVSNILRDNNRLSAEIAFYEMHDYTSIEIDEKHDWKIAEEYMKENVLYRYVKERNIKLFLSDVDGTLTDAGMYYGENSEELKKFNTHDGKGFELLRKVGIKTGIITSEDTKIVRNRAKKLKVDYLYQGLEHKGKLDIVKEICSKEGISLDEVAYIGDDVNCKELLEAVGVCACPKNALPSIKSIPNIIELSLRGGDGAVREFVDIILR; from the coding sequence ATGAATATAGCATTTATACCAGCTCGTTGTGGAAGTAAGGCTATTCGCTTTAAAAATATAAAAGAGTTTTGTGGAAAACCATTAATATATTGGAATCTACTTGCTTTAGAAAATGCAACTCTTGTAGATGAAGTTTTCGTTGCAACTGATTGTATCGAGATAAGTGAAGTTGTAGAGAGCTTTGGATTTGATAAAGTAAAAATATATATGCGTGATAGAGTTAATGCTCAAGATGAATCATCAACTGAAGATGTAATGTTGGAATTCTTAAATAAAAATAGCTTTAGTAAAGATGCGTTATTTATGCTTGTTCAAGCAACTTCCCCAACAACTCAAAGTCATGACTTTGATGGAGGGATAAAAGAACTTTTAAAATCTAAAAAAGATTCTTTGTTAAGCGTAGTAAGAGAGAAAAGATTTTTTTGGAATAATGATGGTAACGCACTAAATTATGACTATAAAAACAGACCTAGAAGACAAGATTTTGATGGCTATTTACTTGAAAATGGTGCATTTTATATTAACCGCGTGAGTAATATTTTAAGAGATAATAATCGTCTAAGTGCAGAAATAGCTTTTTATGAAATGCATGACTATACATCTATAGAGATAGATGAAAAGCATGACTGGAAAATAGCTGAAGAATATATGAAAGAAAATGTACTTTACAGATATGTCAAAGAGAGAAATATAAAGCTCTTTTTATCAGATGTAGATGGAACACTTACAGATGCTGGCATGTACTATGGAGAAAACTCTGAGGAGCTGAAAAAGTTTAATACTCATGATGGAAAAGGTTTTGAGTTGCTTAGAAAAGTAGGAATAAAAACTGGAATAATTACAAGTGAAGATACTAAAATAGTAAGAAATAGAGCCAAAAAATTGAAAGTTGATTATCTTTACCAAGGGCTAGAGCATAAGGGTAAGCTAGATATTGTTAAAGAGATTTGTTCTAAGGAAGGTATCTCTTTAGATGAAGTGGCTTATATTGGTGATGATGTTAACTGCAAGGAACTTTTAGAGGCTGTAGGTGTATGTGCATGTCCCAAAAATGCACTGCCTAGTATTAAAAGCATACCAAATATAATAGAACTCTCTCTTCGTGGAGGAGATGGTGCAGTTAGAGAGTTTGTAGATATTATTTTAAGATAG
- a CDS encoding AMMECR1 domain-containing protein, producing the protein MSRSVLLQLARDSIQEVLEAKRTIDKTKLLITHPLLNEKIATTVNLYINKELRGSSDSKNATRTLLDDIVHNAKMSAFQDKNFSPITTSEYLNCEIELLLNTPEGILSEKDAPILSTFKKIIT; encoded by the coding sequence ATGAGTCGTTCAGTTTTACTTCAACTTGCTCGCGACTCTATACAAGAAGTTTTAGAAGCTAAAAGAACTATTGATAAAACAAAACTATTAATTACTCATCCTCTTTTAAATGAAAAAATAGCAACTACTGTAAACCTCTATATAAATAAAGAACTAAGAGGTTCTTCTGACTCAAAAAATGCTACAAGAACTCTCCTTGATGATATAGTTCACAATGCAAAAATGTCAGCTTTCCAAGACAAAAACTTCTCTCCAATTACAACAAGTGAATATTTGAATTGTGAGATAGAACTACTTTTAAACACGCCAGAAGGGATTTTGAGTGAAAAAGATGCTCCTATATTAAGCACTTTTAAAAAAATTATAACCTAG
- a CDS encoding N-acetylneuraminate synthase family protein: MKFDFNYEEPKVIAEIGCNHMGEMKIAKELISLAHSSGAKYIKFQKRNNRELLTQAQYDTPHPVPENSYGDTYGAHREFLEFNVAQHKELKEYCDEFGVVYSTSVWDVTSAKEMISFEPEFLKVPSACNNNFKMLKVLRDEFKGQVQLSIGMTTREEVEEIISFFEETSQAKTRLLIYSCTSGYPVPFEDVSLLEINWLYENYGDRVNEIGFSGHHLGISVDIAAYTLGARWIERHFTKDITWKGTDHGASLMADGMRRLTRDLSAVHKALTYKSDEILPIEKVQRDKLKSRK; encoded by the coding sequence ATGAAGTTTGATTTTAATTACGAAGAACCAAAAGTTATAGCGGAGATTGGTTGTAACCATATGGGTGAGATGAAAATAGCTAAAGAGCTAATCTCTTTGGCACATAGTAGCGGAGCTAAGTACATAAAATTTCAAAAAAGAAACAATAGAGAGCTTTTAACACAAGCTCAATATGATACACCGCATCCAGTTCCTGAAAATTCTTATGGAGATACCTATGGGGCTCATAGAGAATTTTTAGAGTTTAATGTAGCTCAACATAAAGAGTTAAAAGAGTATTGCGATGAGTTTGGCGTAGTCTATTCTACTTCTGTGTGGGATGTAACTAGTGCAAAAGAGATGATAAGTTTTGAGCCTGAGTTTTTAAAAGTCCCTTCAGCATGCAATAATAACTTTAAAATGTTAAAAGTTCTTCGTGATGAATTTAAAGGTCAAGTACAACTTTCCATAGGTATGACTACAAGAGAGGAAGTTGAGGAAATTATCAGCTTTTTTGAAGAGACTTCACAAGCTAAGACAAGACTACTTATATACTCATGTACATCTGGTTACCCTGTTCCATTTGAAGATGTGTCGCTATTAGAGATAAACTGGCTTTATGAAAACTATGGCGATAGAGTAAATGAGATAGGTTTTTCAGGACATCATTTAGGAATATCTGTTGATATCGCTGCGTATACTTTGGGTGCAAGATGGATAGAAAGACATTTTACTAAAGATATAACTTGGAAGGGAACTGACCATGGGGCATCACTTATGGCTGATGGTATGAGAAGACTAACTAGAGACTTGTCAGCAGTTCACAAAGCACTTACATATAAGAGTGATGAAATCCTGCCAATAGAAAAAGTTCAGCGTGACAAATTAAAAAGTAGAAAATAA
- a CDS encoding 6-hydroxymethylpterin diphosphokinase MptE-like protein yields MQNIEEKAVSNYQVNMEFFKLHHETLYNKLMALDTLINDGRYPQKYDLEYKDGYFDVIELSNGAYLYNQNSEKFSEELTKKINFKKNNQSFKSGYCFSFTQKALDKLKNEDALTTYALIAPIMHYHDAAVDNSMQLLDMQKFIFLGVGLGLHIPKIIKKTGAKLLLIVEENIELFRLSLFSINYQEILSEKIAYFSVAQNKDEFNDEFNTFYSKSFIHNYHLKFSLFSHFSEQKIKEIQTLLVSRPETSYPVEYLLHKNILILSRLKNNYKFLELSKKNNEEFFSDKPILIIGAGPSLHTNIVWLKENRNKFVLIAVFAALKTLNKANIKPDIVTQIDEKINETVNLINSFDNLDFLNNSIFIFTASVPDILFEKFDKDKIYLTEDRTAYRLFNTRLVSSSVGEFAYAISLIFNAAQTYLLGLDFALSDDGSTHAKDHHRSNSIDISKADEIQTSVSISKTVLHVKGNFKDIVFTTPLLESSIPRMNSFTNKFKSDKQNIYNLSDGAFFEQTISLNTKDINLTDLNKNQLKSQLLDIFNSYSFTELSSDESNELEKKSNQIKEFYILIVNFSQSASSNIDAFLQNYITLMQNILNSYESELREILTIYFLSIASTVIDMFNTKELTNHKKHTKKMKKIISTQLYRLIEPYEKKLDNTINEKV; encoded by the coding sequence ATGCAAAACATAGAAGAAAAAGCTGTTTCAAACTATCAAGTAAATATGGAATTTTTTAAACTCCATCATGAGACACTTTATAATAAGCTCATGGCACTAGACACTCTTATCAACGATGGAAGATACCCTCAAAAATATGATTTAGAATATAAAGATGGCTACTTTGATGTAATAGAATTATCTAATGGGGCATATTTATATAATCAAAATTCTGAAAAATTTTCAGAAGAATTAACAAAAAAAATAAACTTTAAAAAGAATAATCAATCTTTTAAAAGTGGTTATTGTTTTTCATTTACACAAAAAGCCCTTGACAAACTAAAGAATGAAGATGCACTTACAACATACGCACTAATAGCACCAATCATGCATTACCATGACGCAGCTGTTGATAACTCTATGCAACTGCTTGATATGCAGAAATTTATATTTTTAGGTGTTGGCTTAGGCTTACATATACCTAAAATCATAAAAAAAACAGGTGCAAAACTTCTTCTTATTGTTGAAGAAAATATAGAGCTTTTTAGACTTTCCCTTTTTAGTATAAACTATCAAGAAATACTAAGCGAAAAAATCGCATATTTTTCAGTTGCTCAAAATAAAGATGAATTTAACGATGAATTCAATACTTTTTATTCAAAATCATTTATACATAACTACCATCTAAAATTCTCACTATTCTCTCATTTTAGTGAACAAAAAATAAAAGAAATTCAAACTCTACTTGTTTCAAGACCTGAAACGAGTTATCCTGTTGAGTATCTTTTACATAAAAATATATTAATTTTATCTAGATTAAAGAATAACTATAAATTTTTAGAACTAAGTAAAAAAAATAATGAGGAATTTTTTTCAGATAAACCAATTCTTATAATCGGTGCTGGTCCATCACTTCATACAAACATAGTTTGGTTAAAAGAAAATAGAAACAAGTTTGTATTGATAGCTGTTTTTGCTGCATTAAAAACACTTAATAAGGCTAATATAAAACCAGATATAGTTACACAAATAGATGAAAAGATCAATGAAACTGTAAACCTTATAAATTCATTTGATAACTTAGATTTTTTAAACAATTCTATCTTTATATTTACTGCTTCAGTTCCAGATATACTTTTTGAAAAATTTGATAAAGATAAGATATATCTAACTGAAGATAGAACAGCATATAGGCTTTTTAATACCAGACTTGTTTCTTCAAGTGTTGGAGAGTTTGCTTACGCTATCTCTCTCATTTTTAATGCTGCACAAACTTATTTACTTGGGCTAGATTTTGCACTCTCTGACGATGGTTCAACGCATGCTAAAGATCATCACAGGTCAAACTCAATTGATATATCAAAAGCAGATGAAATTCAGACAAGTGTTTCTATCTCTAAAACAGTACTTCATGTAAAGGGCAATTTTAAAGATATAGTCTTTACAACTCCATTACTTGAGTCATCAATCCCAAGAATGAATAGTTTCACAAATAAGTTTAAATCTGATAAACAAAATATCTATAATCTAAGCGATGGTGCTTTCTTTGAACAAACTATTTCACTAAATACTAAAGATATTAATCTAACTGATTTAAATAAAAATCAGTTAAAATCACAACTTTTAGATATTTTTAATAGCTATTCTTTTACAGAACTATCATCAGATGAATCAAATGAATTAGAAAAAAAATCAAACCAAATTAAAGAATTTTATATTCTAATAGTGAACTTTTCTCAAAGTGCTTCTTCAAACATAGATGCTTTTTTACAAAACTATATAACTTTAATGCAAAATATTTTGAACTCTTATGAAAGTGAATTAAGAGAAATCTTGACCATATACTTTTTAAGTATAGCATCTACTGTTATAGATATGTTTAATACAAAAGAGTTGACCAATCACAAAAAACATACTAAAAAGATGAAAAAAATTATTTCTACACAGCTCTATAGACTAATAGAACCGTATGAAAAAAAATTAGACAATACTATAAACGAAAAAGTTTAA
- a CDS encoding CBS domain-containing protein codes for MNSKFIIDSNASILSAMQKIDVNKESFLLCINKGGLLDGTLTDGDIRRYIVKSKNLDANVADVMSKNFESLDTDDTFRDIAEKFKSRKIQFLPILKNKKLKNILTKKQFHIMLLEDMKIDLLKDFSLYDEKNLEHEIYNKPWGFYKSTLFTELAQSKVITVFPNEELSLQEHKKREEHWVIIKGKAKVVLGDSELLLNAGKYVYIPKGVKHQIVNLSKNENLIFAEVQLGEYFGEDDIIRYKDKYNRI; via the coding sequence ATGAATAGTAAATTTATAATAGACTCAAATGCATCTATTTTATCGGCTATGCAAAAAATAGATGTTAACAAAGAGAGCTTTTTGTTATGTATTAATAAGGGTGGTCTTTTAGATGGTACCTTAACAGATGGAGATATTCGTCGTTATATTGTTAAAAGTAAAAATTTAGATGCTAATGTAGCAGATGTTATGTCAAAAAACTTTGAATCTTTGGATACAGATGATACTTTTAGAGATATAGCAGAAAAATTTAAATCACGAAAAATTCAGTTTCTTCCAATACTTAAGAATAAAAAGTTAAAAAATATTTTAACAAAAAAGCAATTTCATATCATGCTTCTTGAAGATATGAAGATAGATTTACTAAAAGATTTTTCTTTATATGATGAAAAAAATCTGGAGCATGAAATATATAATAAACCTTGGGGTTTTTACAAAAGTACACTTTTTACAGAGTTAGCCCAGTCAAAGGTTATAACAGTATTCCCAAATGAAGAGTTAAGTCTTCAAGAGCATAAAAAAAGAGAAGAACACTGGGTAATCATAAAAGGTAAGGCAAAAGTTGTCTTAGGTGACTCAGAGTTACTTTTAAATGCTGGAAAATATGTATATATTCCAAAGGGCGTAAAGCATCAGATAGTGAATCTAAGCAAGAATGAGAATTTAATTTTTGCAGAAGTTCAACTAGGTGAATACTTCGGTGAAGATGATATTATCAGATACAAAGATAAGTACAATAGGATATAA
- a CDS encoding class I SAM-dependent methyltransferase, with product MSCYLCGSSEFKYRDGEVRDNKELKIKECQECSLVYLSDFSHVDEGFYEDSNMHKSFDLARWNKETDADDKRRYEFTRELIKNKEILDFGSGNGGYLNYASKKAKSISALELETAISEQYKEYGIELFRDIKDLVKKYDVITMFHVMEHLPNPKEMIKQLSSNLKEGGKIIIEVPNSDDALLTLYESESFSKFTYWSCHLFLFNEKTLQELVHQCALKVDYIKHIQRYPLSNHLYWLSKDKPAGHQKWGKFLDSDALSDAYENSLASLGKTDTLIAQISKI from the coding sequence ATGAGTTGTTATCTTTGTGGTTCATCAGAGTTTAAATATAGAGATGGCGAAGTACGAGATAACAAAGAGTTAAAAATAAAAGAGTGTCAAGAGTGTTCGTTAGTTTATTTGTCTGATTTTTCACATGTAGATGAGGGCTTTTATGAAGACTCAAACATGCATAAGAGTTTTGATTTGGCTAGGTGGAACAAAGAGACAGATGCTGATGATAAAAGACGATATGAATTTACAAGAGAGCTTATAAAAAACAAAGAAATACTAGACTTTGGAAGTGGAAATGGTGGGTATCTAAATTATGCATCTAAGAAGGCAAAAAGTATCTCTGCTTTGGAGTTAGAAACAGCAATATCTGAACAATATAAAGAGTATGGTATAGAGTTGTTTAGAGATATAAAAGACTTAGTCAAGAAGTATGATGTTATAACAATGTTTCATGTAATGGAGCATTTACCTAATCCTAAAGAGATGATAAAACAACTCTCCTCAAACTTAAAGGAGGGTGGAAAAATCATCATAGAAGTTCCAAACTCTGATGATGCTTTGCTTACTCTGTATGAGAGTGAATCTTTTTCTAAGTTTACATACTGGTCTTGTCATTTGTTTTTGTTTAATGAAAAAACATTACAAGAGCTAGTACATCAATGTGCTCTTAAAGTAGATTATATTAAGCATATTCAGCGTTACCCTCTCTCAAATCATCTTTACTGGTTAAGCAAAGATAAACCTGCTGGACATCAAAAATGGGGTAAGTTTTTAGACTCAGATGCATTAAGTGATGCTTATGAAAACTCTTTAGCATCTCTGGGTAAAACAGATACTTTAATAGCTCAAATATCAAAGATTTAA
- a CDS encoding cation:proton antiporter — MSDNVILIITISLIIIFSPFFAKLLKLPTTPIEIILGSLLGYFGFIHDEHLFVIVAELGFLYLMFIAGTEINLKKVLKTPKKVMRNVIFYLIILYTFSITISMYLDLSKIFMVLLPLISVGLVATLSKEYGKTPWLNLSMTAGGIGEVVSIGLLTLTSSALDSGFGTSLAHTILALILFLLFMFVLFRAVELLFWWFPWVSTALMPHEDNKEQDIRLSMGIFFLLVGAMLYLGLELAFGAFLAGIFIPTFFEHKHELPEKLASYGFGFLIPIFFIHIGSTFNLEALMMEGLISKAIIIAMSMVAMRVIASLVFIKDIGLTDSILMGLSHSMPLTLLIAMATLAYHASSIDTLHYYAFILAALFQVISVMIVIKLINNYKLQKEET; from the coding sequence ATGAGTGATAATGTTATTTTAATAATTACCATTTCGCTTATAATAATATTCTCTCCTTTTTTTGCCAAACTATTAAAACTTCCTACTACTCCTATTGAAATTATTTTAGGTTCACTCCTTGGTTACTTTGGTTTTATACATGATGAACATCTTTTTGTTATAGTAGCCGAGCTTGGTTTTTTATACTTAATGTTTATTGCTGGTACCGAAATTAACCTCAAAAAAGTTCTTAAAACACCAAAAAAAGTAATGCGAAATGTAATTTTTTATCTGATAATACTTTATACTTTTTCCATAACCATCTCTATGTATTTAGATCTTAGCAAAATATTCATGGTTCTTCTTCCTCTTATTTCTGTTGGACTTGTCGCGACTCTCTCAAAAGAGTACGGAAAGACTCCTTGGCTAAATCTCTCTATGACAGCAGGAGGGATAGGAGAAGTTGTTAGCATTGGTCTTTTAACTCTAACTTCCTCTGCTCTTGATTCTGGGTTTGGTACAAGTTTAGCTCATACTATCTTAGCTCTTATTCTATTTTTATTATTTATGTTTGTGTTGTTTCGTGCTGTAGAATTACTTTTTTGGTGGTTCCCCTGGGTTTCAACAGCTTTAATGCCTCACGAAGACAACAAAGAGCAAGATATTCGTTTATCTATGGGAATATTTTTCCTTCTAGTTGGGGCTATGTTATATCTTGGTTTAGAACTCGCCTTTGGAGCTTTTTTAGCTGGTATATTTATTCCAACATTTTTTGAACATAAACATGAACTACCTGAAAAACTAGCATCTTATGGTTTTGGTTTTTTAATCCCTATCTTTTTTATCCATATTGGGAGTACATTTAATTTAGAAGCTTTAATGATGGAGGGTTTAATCTCAAAAGCTATCATTATTGCTATGTCTATGGTCGCAATGCGTGTTATAGCATCTTTGGTTTTCATAAAAGATATTGGGTTAACAGACTCTATACTTATGGGACTATCTCACTCTATGCCTCTAACACTACTTATCGCGATGGCAACTCTAGCATATCATGCATCTAGCATCGACACTCTTCACTACTATGCTTTTATCTTAGCGGCTCTATTTCAGGTTATAAGTGTTATGATTGTTATCAAACTCATCAATAATTATAAACTCCAAAAGGAGGAGACATGA
- a CDS encoding YfcE family phosphodiesterase, producing MKIGIISDTHSKVKMAQDALNLLIDNGAEFIIHAGDIVELDTLNLLKNCGLKYIAVYGNNDAHLAQYHSKYNLVQEPHMFKLADTKFKLMHMPYYMSPDADVVVFGHTHQFEVDYKGNALFINSGEVCARSKNISECAMLKITDATFEVIHYTKKTKTKKDEKFKQQTFSYKRNNHE from the coding sequence ATGAAGATAGGAATTATTTCAGACACTCATTCTAAAGTAAAAATGGCGCAAGATGCTCTAAATTTACTTATAGATAATGGTGCTGAGTTTATTATTCATGCAGGTGATATTGTAGAACTAGATACACTCAACCTACTTAAAAACTGTGGACTTAAGTATATAGCAGTGTATGGAAACAATGACGCGCATCTAGCACAGTACCATTCAAAATACAACCTAGTCCAAGAGCCTCATATGTTTAAATTAGCCGATACAAAATTTAAACTTATGCATATGCCTTACTATATGTCTCCAGATGCTGATGTTGTTGTATTTGGACATACTCATCAATTTGAAGTAGATTATAAAGGTAATGCTCTGTTTATAAACTCTGGTGAAGTATGTGCAAGAAGTAAAAATATATCAGAATGTGCAATGCTTAAAATAACAGATGCTACATTTGAAGTGATTCATTACACAAAAAAAACTAAAACAAAAAAAGATGAGAAGTTTAAACAACAAACTTTTTCATACAAAAGAAATAATCATGAATAA